TATCTAATTAAACCTCTTCATGAAATGAATCTTTAATCAATATCTTTGCCTATCCAATTAACTAAATTTAAagaaatttttcaaatttaaacaaatttttctataagacatttaaataaatatttttctttaaaataaatccaatcaaattaaatctttttattggaataaaatcttttttaaattaattcGAATTACCAAGCTTCTTTCTAAAGCAAACTTCAACAAACACCACAACAAATCATTTGTCAatgtctttctttcaaatctcgcTTTAGGCTTCTTCTTCATTTAATCTTGGACCATGAATCATTTATACTGAAAGCGTGGAAAGGAATATGCTTTGTTAATGTGGAAATGGCATATATACTTCAAGAACAACATTCGTATGGTCCTCAAGTACAGCATATGCAAGATCAACAAATGATACTGGAGCAAATTAAAAGGTACCTAATATGCAGTCGTGAATTGTTgccatttgaaaagaaaaaataataatttgctaCTTGTAGCATGTAAATTGATAGCTTGATGTTGCCCCTTGTGGCTTTATGTTAATGTATTATTGAATCCAGTCATGCGTAAGCTAAACAGTGACATATCAGCAGTCTCATTTGtttcaaaataaattgaacatTAAAATTGTTGTAATAAGTAGAAAACAATTATTTAAAGTGAATTTTTATCTATCCAACTCAAAAAGTTCGATAAAGTTATTTTATGTGTAAAATGTCTTGAAAACAATAAataattgtaatattttaaaattaattaaatatattaaaattaaatgagaTATTGTGATTGGTTGAATGTACACTAttcaactttttgtgatgggtagagaagttgtccctttATCTAAAATAACTAATAATGTCCAATTTCTACGATCCATTTGGAAAATAGAAAATTCCGCAATAAAAATTTAACAACTAATCCAATTCAACAAGACCACTATTAAGTTGATGAATTCAATTGAGTTACCAACGTAAAGTAAGAGTTTTGTCCACGCAAACATCACATTAAGGAAATATTCACTCAATTTTAGCTCTCTCACAAAAGCATCATTATCATTCTAGTGGTCTTAAGTTCTAGAGATTAATAGTTGcgttaaaatttgatatttttattaaattatatattgacAATAATAtaagttttagttttatttttatttttatgtttgtttttttaaaataataaggcCTGTAGAATAGTTTGTAATTTGATAAATTATTAAGTGTGATTTAATCGCGAGACCCCAATAATCAAAAGGAAATCATTTGTAAAgtatatgtgtcataccccaaaatttgctcattattatttctcctattcaagttcaaatcaatacacaaagctccaaaacacactctcctaaccAAGACCCTTaaatcaattcatttattttttatttatatttatttggattttttattcaattaaaaaatttaaataaattaaataaaatacaaagtaaTTGAATAATTGACATGGCCTTGGGTTTAATCAAAATTAAGGCCCAAAGAATAAGTTCTTGAGGTCCATAAGCTAGGTCCCATTTATTTTCATGAtatatctttattattttttttaattgatttatttaaattcaatctAAATAAAAGGAAATCATGGTTAATAAAAAAGAGATTGCATGATCAATGCTGATTCACTCCAATCAAATGGAAAGGGCTGTAAAACGTGAAAAGTATGCATGGAGACCAAATTAGGAAGATTTTATATGAATCCAAATCAAAAACTCAATCCAAATCAAATCTTCTCCAATCATGGATATTTGGATTAAATTATTAACCTAATTCCATGTACTATAATGGTATGTTTGGATcatgagagaaagtgagaggaaagaaaataaaaggaaagaaaGTATAAGAAGGGAGAGAGAGTAGAAAATTGAATGATTATTTAGTTGTTTGgtataagagaaagtaaaaggaaagaaaattgaaaatgataaaaaataaataattatatttgcacaaatgacaaaaataaccttaataattttatttgtttttatttaactatttattaattaactttaatcaaattttaaatgaaattatttatttaatttttaaatagaaTTCATGGTTCTCCAGTTTAATTAATTACAATTACAATTGTCTTAACAAAAATGTTAAAAACAAATCAATAACTTCATTAAAAAATAGAGTGATTAAagttttcttataaaaaataaagaatagaaTTAATAGTGCTTGTTTAAGACAATAATCATAAGTTGGATATgtataatacaattttttttttggttgtgtTACTacagtatttttaaaatttacaaaaacaacaaacattatttaatataatattattgtaTAGGGTTGTTTTTGTCTTTTTACTTAAAACCTTAGCCCATCTTCTTCTTTCCGTCCAGTGGAGCGTGGAAAGATTTTTTTGGTGGTCCCACATGAATCTTTCTCTCCATTCATTTTTGCAGTGTTTTCAAACGGTGAAAAGAAAACCAATCCACTCACTTTCTTTCCTTCATCTTATCTTTCCACAATAACAAACACAGTGTAAGAGAAAAAGGCAGCCAGATGCAAGAAGGAGGATTTTCGGTGGCAGAACCCCTattgaaataagaaaaaaaaacgtGAAGAAGGGTGATCTTGCATACTGAGTTCTAAACCGATTCAAGTCATTCCAAGCCACGAACAAGGTCCCTGGACGTTTCCTGAAGCCAATCGGATTCCTACCAATTGCCGAAGCTCTCTGAGTTGGTTCATTCAAGCCTTACGGTTTGCAAGTTTTCACgttttttttattatgataatTCATCCATTATAAACATGTTTCGATTATATATTCATGTTATTGGTGATATTTGCATTGTATCTGGATGATTTAATTCGAGTTTAGGTACAGAAATAGCCACTCGCCATTGTTAGGTTTCGAGTTCTCTAAAAAGGGGATTCTGGGTTATAAGCAATTTCAGGTCTGTTCTGGGCTGGGCCAAGATTTGGCCCAACCTAGTTTCAGCCCATTAGGCTTAAAGGCCCAAACCAACCTAAGCTACTGGCAGACGATGCTTCATGCTCGTCTCGGCATTGCCCGGCGCCACTCTCCGTCTTCTAGCTGGTGCTCGGCACAGTGCTGTCCACGAGCAGGTGGATGCTCGGCGCACAGCTCCCCGCGAGCATCTACTttccgaggaccctgctccgcgcaggggtCCTTCACACCCAATCCTCCGAATACTACGGAGTCCACGTGGCCCCtataagaccgcgtctcccttggattccggagcggttaaccaggacagagggcatcacgcacctccgatatttccgcctaggaaacctggcagtctcctagttgggcctggaaatccagtccactagtgtgatcatggcccagcgctgggggctataaataccctctctcagtagagggtcaggtattcacttccttctaacctttagctagtacttgcactcctttgctcgtcttcttactttggcatcggagtaccttgcaggtacaccccccccctcctccttcctagaagatccagtccgagcagcctacgacgattctcctgatcaagtacgatcagtggcgccgtctgtgggaaacttgcttccccgTCTTTAgaaaaacaaagatcaaagctaatccttttccaatcgtcatggctgacaacaacatcCCGAGTGCTGATCCCTTCCTCCTGCAACACCTGATCGACGAGTCCACCCATGACGGGGCGAATCGTCGTCGACAGGTGGGAAATCGGCATACCCCCACCGGGCAAAGAAGGCCCGGGCATGAAGCCTCACCACCCAGGAGGCAGCAGATCCATAGCATCCAGCAGCTGCagggcctccaacaggttcagaACGTTGACCAAGTCCCTCCCGAAGGACACGTTCAAAACGGGGAGGACGGGCAGCACCGAACTCACAATGGGCCAgaacatgcccagaatgtgaatgagGCCGACACCAGAGACGGGCAGgctgcttcctcattcacccacacctccgaaaGGCGGAGAGCCCGCCACGGAGAAGAAGAGGAGccgctcaacattcccgaggacgctgaccccatcaccgtccgTTTGCTCAAAGAAATACAACTAACAAACAGCCTCCTCCAAATTCAGGACGACCGAATTCACGAGCTGGAAAGACAGCGACGACGTCGCTCCCCTCCGAGGAAGCACTACACgtcacgctcctattcctcctcgcgctcaccgccaAGGAGGTACCGCCGGCGTTCCCCATCCTCTTCAAGGTCTCCACCAAGAAGATATCGCCGCCGGAGGACACGTTCCCGTTTTCCGCCAAGAAATAGCAAGAAGAACCAGAGGCCAGAAGCCACTGAAGCGagaagcccctcccccgaacaggATCATCGGGGCCCTTCCAAAGCTGCACCGAAACCTGGCGAACGTCCCCCTCGGGACAACCGTACCAGTTCGGACGATAATCAAGGAAAACCCCGGCGAAACAGACACTACACTTCACCGGGACCAAGCGACGAGGAGGACTTTCGCAGCCCCTTGTCCGGCAGTATCCGGAGAGCCCacctccctcgggggatggaaaaaccgccagtattggaccaatacgacgggaccactgaccccgacgaccatattcggagcatcgaagcggtcatggactatcacgtcgtcagaggctcgatcaagtgccgcattttcccgaccaccctcaggaagggagcgatgaattggtacaggaacctccctccgaactccatccattcctggaccgagctcaaagaactcttcttgagccacttcacagcctcccgacgacaaccaaaatcggaagccaatctcgaggccatgatacaaggacccaacgaacctcttcgggattaccttgaaagattcaacaaggaggccgtccaagtgcagacggccgactacatgaagagatacATCTTGGAGCGAGGACTACTCCCCGGTagtgacttcaagaaggccattaAGATTGAGAAGGTGCCACTACTACAAATTTGACATTTGATAAACAGTTTTTACATCAGGTATATAAATATATGATGTGagaaatatttattaaatgattTTACATCAGCTTAAATAACTAATTGATgggaaaaaaattgaatttagtgattttacatcaggtaATTTATTCAAATGATGGAAAAACAAATGTGGTGGCAAacttgtaaataaaatgaaattggattataaGGGCTTTCCC
The Vicia villosa cultivar HV-30 ecotype Madison, WI linkage group LG6, Vvil1.0, whole genome shotgun sequence genome window above contains:
- the LOC131614120 gene encoding uncharacterized protein LOC131614120 — translated: MADNNIPSADPFLLQHLIDESTHDGANRRRQVGNRHTPTGQRRPGHEASPPRRQQIHSIQQLQGLQQVQNVDQVPPEGHVQNGEDGQHRTHNGPEHAQNVNEADTRDGQAASSFTHTSERRRARHGEEEEPLNIPEDADPITVRLLKEIQLTNSLLQIQDDRIHELERQRRRRSPPRKHYTSRSYSSSRSPPRRYRRRSPSSSRSPPRRYRRRRTRSRFPPRNSKKNQRPEATEARSPSPEQDHRGPSKAAPKPGERPPRDNRTSSDDNQGKPRRNRHYTSPGPSDEEDFRSPLSGSI